A genomic stretch from Falco naumanni isolate bFalNau1 chromosome 8, bFalNau1.pat, whole genome shotgun sequence includes:
- the TNFAIP6 gene encoding tumor necrosis factor-inducible gene 6 protein has translation MIALIFFSALLWDKAQAWGFKDGVLHNSIWLERAAGVYHRESRSGKYQLTYAEAKAVCEYEGGHLATYQQLEAARKIGFHVCAAGWMAKGRVGYPIVKAGANCGFGKTGIVDYGIRLNRSERWDAYCYNPNGKECGGIFTDSRHVFKSPGYPNEYENEQICYWHIRVKYGQRIHLQFLEFDVEDDVACMADYLEIYDSYDDINGFVGRFCGDELPDDIISTGNVMTLKFLTDASVTAGGFQIRYITIDIPSKSSDGKNTTSQGKTNFLSGKFGIM, from the exons ATGATTGcactaattttcttttctgccctgCTGTGGGACAAGGCTCAAGCATGGGGATTCAAGGACGGAGTGCTGCATAACTCTATTTGGTTAg AGCGAGCAGCCGGAGTGTATCACAGGGAGTCGCGCTCTGGGAAGTACCAGCTCACCtatgcagaagcaaaagcagtcTGTGAATACGAGGGAGGACATCTAGCCACGTATCAGCAGCTGGAGGCGGCAAGAAAAATAG GTTTCCATGTGTGTGCTGCTGGATGGATGGCAAAGGGCAGAGTCGGTTATCCCATAGTAAAAGCTGGAGCCAACTGCGGCTTTGGAAAAACTGGTATTGTTGATTACGGGATTCGCCTCAACAGAAGCGAGAGATGGGATGCCTACTGCTACAACCCTAAtg GAAAAGAATGTGGTGGAATCTTCACGGATTCAAGACATGTTTTTAAGTCACCAGGCTATCCAAATGAGTATGAAAATGAGCAAATTTGCTACTGGCATATCAGAGTAAAGTATGGACAACGTATTCATCTACAGTTTCTAGAGTTTGATGTTGAAGACGACGTTGCTTGTATGGCTGATTACTTGGAAATCTATGATAGCTATGATGATATCAATGGCTTTGTGGGCAG gttttGTGGAGATGAGTTACCAGATGATATCATTAGCACAG GCAATGTTATGACCTTGAAGTTTTTGACAGATGCCTCAGTGACTGCTGGTGGTTTTCAAATTAGATATATAACTATAGACATACCTTCAAAGTCAAGTGATGGAAAGAATACAACATcccaaggaaaaacaaacttcTTATCTGGAAAATTTGGTATTATGTGA